TGTGGTGCCGTCGGCCGCGCTGGCACTCGTGGCGCCGAGCAAGGGGATGGCGATGGCGGAGCCGGTCACTCCGGCCGCGACGAGGAGGGCCGGAGCCTGACGGGGGCGACGGTGTCGACCGTTCCCGGAGAGCATGCGGATGCCTTTCGTGCGACAGCAGGACCGGCGCGGCGCCTTGGTGCGCGTCGCCACGCTGATGGGTGAACGTATAGGCAGACGATCACTTGTCACAAGTTCATGCCGCGCAGATCACGTGAAGATCACGGAGTCGGGTATCCTTCGTGTTCACCGTTCCACGGTTGTGCCGACGGCCGGGGTGAACTCCACGGGCAGGGTGCGCAGGCCTCGCATGATGAGCCCGCCGCGCCAGCGCAACTCGGCCGGATCGACACCGAGCCGCAGGTCGGGCAGGCGGCCGAGCAGGGTGGCGAGCGCGGTCTGGCCCTCCAGCCGGGCGAGCGGCGCGCCGAGGCAGTAGTGGATGCCGTGGCCGTAGCCGAGGTGCTGGTTGTCACGCCGGGAGAGGTCCAGTACGTCCGGGTCGGCGAACCGCTCCGGATCCCGGTCCGCCGCCGCGAGCACCACGAGCACCGGATCCCCGGGTGCGATGTCCTGCCCGCCGATGGTGAGCGGCTCGGTGGCGAACCGCCAGGTGGCCAGCTCCACCGGGCCGTCGTAGCGCAGGAGTTCCTCCACCCCCGTCTCCAGCAGGTCGCTCTCCCCGTCGGCCAGGGACCGCTGGAGCCGGGCGCGCTGCTCGGGGTGGGTGAGCAGGGCGTAGGTGCCGTTGCCGATGAGGTTGACGGTCGTCTCGAAGCCGGCGAACAGCAGGATGAACGCCATCGCGGCGGCCTCGTTCTCGGTGAGGTGCTCGCCGTGGTCGGAGGCGCGGATGAGGGCGGAGATGAGGTCCTCGCCCGGCGCGGGCTCGGCGGGCAGCGCCTCGCGCTTCTTGTGGATCAGCTCGGCGAGGTAGCCGCGCATCTTCTTCACCGACCGCGCGACCCCGCCCCTGGGCCCTCCGCCGTGCCGGATCATCATGCCCGCCCAGTCCCGGAAGTCGTCCTGGTCCTCGCGCGGGACGCCGAGCATGTCGCAGATGGCGTAGATGGGCAGCGGGAAGGCGAACTCATGGATGAGGTCGGCCGAGCCCCTCGCGGCGAACCGGTCGATGAGGTGGTCGGTCAGCTCCTGCACCCGGGGGGCGAACTCGGCGACCCGGCGCGGGGTGAACGCCTTGCTGACCAGCCGGCGCAGCCGGGTGTGGTCCGGCGGGTCGATGTTCAGCAGATGCGTCATCAGCTCGGCCTTGCGCTCGCCGGGGATACCGGTCTTGCCCTTGGCGTGCGCGGGCTCGTCGTGATGCGCGGGATTCTTGCTCAGCCGCTGGTCCGCGAGCGCCTGCTTGGCATCGGCGTACCGGGTGACCAGCCACGCCTCGACCCCGCTGGGCAACCGCGTCCGGTGCACCGGCGCGTGCTCGCGCAGCCAGGCGTAGGCCGGGTAGGGGTCGGTGGCGAACTCCCAGGTGAAGAGGTCGGGGGCGGAGTCCGGGAGGGAGCCGGCGGCGGTCGGGGGGTGGTGCTGGTCGGTCACCCCCCGACGGTATCCGGACACACTCACTCCCCCCTTCTCCGGTACCGCGCTTTCTCCGGTACCGCGCCCTCGCCGCCCATCGGTGCTCGGCAGGCGGGAGTTCGGCGTCAGGGCTTAGGCCGGGCCTAGGCCTGTTCCGGTGTTCCGCTGTTCGTGCCCTCCGCCTGGCGTATCGCGTCCCGGTACACCCGTGCCGCCGCTCGGAGTGCGGCCTCCGGGTCGACTCCGGATGCCTCGGCGCGGACCGCCAGGGCGAGGAGGTCGTAGCCGACGTCCTCGCCTCGGGGCAGGGGGACGTCCAGGCCCGCCGTGCGGGCGCGGGAGGCGAGCTTGGCGGCGAGGGCCAGGCCGGGCTGACCGAGCGGTACGCCCTCCGTGACCGAGGTGCGCCGCTTCTCCTCGGCCTTGGTGCGCAGCCAGTGCTCCTTGACGTCCTCCGGTGTCTCGGCCTTCTCGTCGCCGAAGACATGCGGGTGGCGGTGGACGAGCTTGGCGACGATGCCGCCGGCCACGTCGTCGACGGAGAACGGGGCGTCCGGGTGCTCCTCGGCGATCCGGGAGTGGAAGACGACCTGGAGCAGGACGTCGCCCAGCTCTTCGCGCAGTTCCTCGCGGTCCCCGGCCTCGATCGCCTCGACCAGCTCGTAGGCCTCCTCGATGCCGTACTTGGCGAGGCCTTCGTGGGTCTGCCGGGACGACCAGGGGCATTCGGCGCGGATGCGGTCCATGACCTGCACGAGGTCCAGCAGCCGGGCGCCGGGCAGGTCGTACGAGGCCGGCAGCAGCTCCAGCTCCGGCATCGAGACGCGGCCGGAGCCGGCCAGCCGGGCCAGGCCGTCGGTGAGCGCGGGCTCTCCCTCACCCGTGGCCACGACCACCACCGTCCGCCCGCCGGCGCAGGCGTCGACCAGCTCCTGCGCGGTGGGGGACACCTCCGCCACCGCTATCCCGGCCTCGCGCAGATACGGCAGCTGCGGATGCGCTCCGTCGGCGCACAGCACGGCGTCGGCGGCGCGCAGGGCCTGCCAGGCGGGCCAGGACAGCAGGCCGGGGGCGACGCGGTGGCTGGTGGTGAGCAGGACGATGCGCCCGGGGCCGGCGGCAGGGGCGAGGTCGGAGCTGGATGCGTTCACGATCCGAACGTAACCCACCGCGGGAGGGGACGGATTCAGTTATCCACAGGCAGGGGTGGAACGTGTGATCGTATGACCGGAGCCTGCTCGGTCACCCCGGCCCGCGCCGAGCCGCCGTACCGGTCCGGCCCCGCGTCAAGCCGTCGCGGGCCCCGCGTCAGGCCGTCACCGGCTGGCCGCCCGCCGCCGACGTCGTGACCTCCCGCACCCAGGGCGTCTTGACGTCCACGCGGCTGCTCTTCTGCACGTCCCAGGCGCCGTAGCGCGGGTTGAGGTCGACGTGGAGCTCCTGGGATGCCTTGGACAGCGCCTTCCAGAAGGCGGGCTGACTGGTGTCGGTGCCGAGCTTCTTGGCCAGCTTCTGCGCCTCCAGCTGGAGCTGGAGGTTCTCGTCGAGGTGGGCGGGGGCGATGCCGTACTTCTGCAGCCAGGCCGTCTCGAGCCCCTTGGCGCCGCCGGCCTGCTGTTCCAGGTCCGTGCGCATCTGCTGGACCTCCTTGCGGGTGGCCGAGATGCCCGCGTCCTGGGCGGCACGGTGCAGCACCCGGTCGAGGACCATGTTGTGCAGGGTGTCGCGGGTGAGGCTGCTGGTGGAGGCGAGGACCTGCTGGTACTGGGTCTCGTCCGGCACCGCGGCCCGCTGTGCCCTGCGGATCTCGTCGACCCGGCCCTCCAGCTGGGCGACGGTGATCCGCTGCCCTCCGACGACGGCCGCGGCGCCCGGGTGCGCGTCGCTTCCGCAGGCGGTCAGCAGGGGTGCCGCGGCGGCGATCGCGGCGGTGAGGACGAGCGCGGTGCGACGGCGGCGGTGCAAGGGAACCTCCAAGGGGAGATTGTGCGACGGTGCACAAAGTCTTGCGGTGATCGATGGTAGGCAGTGGGCAGCCCGTGGCCAACCCATTCGACCAACGATTCGCATGCTCTTCGGGCACCGCCGCGACCCGGGAGGTCACCGGCCTGGCCGTCGGATCAGCCGGTGACGGCCAC
The genomic region above belongs to Streptomyces sp. CG1 and contains:
- a CDS encoding cytochrome P450, translating into MTDQHHPPTAAGSLPDSAPDLFTWEFATDPYPAYAWLREHAPVHRTRLPSGVEAWLVTRYADAKQALADQRLSKNPAHHDEPAHAKGKTGIPGERKAELMTHLLNIDPPDHTRLRRLVSKAFTPRRVAEFAPRVQELTDHLIDRFAARGSADLIHEFAFPLPIYAICDMLGVPREDQDDFRDWAGMMIRHGGGPRGGVARSVKKMRGYLAELIHKKREALPAEPAPGEDLISALIRASDHGEHLTENEAAAMAFILLFAGFETTVNLIGNGTYALLTHPEQRARLQRSLADGESDLLETGVEELLRYDGPVELATWRFATEPLTIGGQDIAPGDPVLVVLAAADRDPERFADPDVLDLSRRDNQHLGYGHGIHYCLGAPLARLEGQTALATLLGRLPDLRLGVDPAELRWRGGLIMRGLRTLPVEFTPAVGTTVER
- a CDS encoding nucleoside triphosphate pyrophosphohydrolase, with amino-acid sequence MNASSSDLAPAAGPGRIVLLTTSHRVAPGLLSWPAWQALRAADAVLCADGAHPQLPYLREAGIAVAEVSPTAQELVDACAGGRTVVVVATGEGEPALTDGLARLAGSGRVSMPELELLPASYDLPGARLLDLVQVMDRIRAECPWSSRQTHEGLAKYGIEEAYELVEAIEAGDREELREELGDVLLQVVFHSRIAEEHPDAPFSVDDVAGGIVAKLVHRHPHVFGDEKAETPEDVKEHWLRTKAEEKRRTSVTEGVPLGQPGLALAAKLASRARTAGLDVPLPRGEDVGYDLLALAVRAEASGVDPEAALRAAARVYRDAIRQAEGTNSGTPEQA
- a CDS encoding SurA N-terminal domain-containing protein, which produces MHRRRRTALVLTAAIAAAAPLLTACGSDAHPGAAAVVGGQRITVAQLEGRVDEIRRAQRAAVPDETQYQQVLASTSSLTRDTLHNMVLDRVLHRAAQDAGISATRKEVQQMRTDLEQQAGGAKGLETAWLQKYGIAPAHLDENLQLQLEAQKLAKKLGTDTSQPAFWKALSKASQELHVDLNPRYGAWDVQKSSRVDVKTPWVREVTTSAAGGQPVTA